One Streptomyces lincolnensis genomic region harbors:
- a CDS encoding efflux RND transporter permease subunit, whose translation MSWLSRFSLAQRALIGLMSIIALAFGAIAIPQLKQQLLPTIELPVVSVVAPYQGAPPDVVEKQVVEPIEDNLEAVDGISGVTSTASEGNAVIMASFDYGNDTQQLVSDVQQAVNRARVQLPDDVDPQVVAGSTDDIPTVVLAVTSGQDQQALADRLDRTVVPALKDIDGVGQVTVDGVRDLQVSVTPDDAKLAKAGLTTQDLSQSLQAGGATVPAGSFDEGGANRTVQVGGGFTSLKQIQDLMITGQGAAARKPVRLADIATVEQQQAPADSITRTDGRPSLAVMVTMDHDGSAVAISDAVEDKLPGLREDLGSGATITVVSDQGPAVSKAIDGLTTEGALGLLFAVLVILVFLASIRSTLVTAVSIPLSVVLALIVLWTRDLSLNMLTLGALTIAIGRVVDDSIVVLENIKRHLGYGEERQEAILRAVREVSGAVTSSTLTTVAVFLPIGLVGGMVGELFGSFSLTVTAALLASLLVSLTVVPVLSYWFLRPPKGTPEDAEEARRQAEEKEAKSRLQRLYVPVLRFATRRRLTSLALAAVILIGTFGMAPLLKTNFFDQGEQEVLTVKQELKPGASLAATDAQAKKVEKLLGDTKGVKDYQVTIGSSGFMAAFGGGTDTNQASYQVMLDDSVPFEDVQNSIEDSLHGLSGIGTTTVAAGDGFSSQDLSVVVKAADATVLRDAAEQVRRTVAGLDDVTDVTSDLSQSVPRISVKADSRAAAAGFNDQTLGAAVAQAVRGTTAGKAILDDTERDVVITSAKPARTLQELRDLSLGTVKLGDIATVRLENGPVSMTRIDGQRAATITAKPTGDNTGAVSADLTSKLDALKLPAGATAEIGGVSQDQDDAFKNLGLAMLAAIAIVFMLLVATFRSLAQPLILLVSIPFAATGAIGLLVVTDTPMGVPAMIGMLMLIGIVVTNAIVLIDLINQYRKQGYGVVEAVVEGGRHRLRPILMTALATIFALLPMALGVTGEGGFIAQPLAVVVIGGLITSTLLTLLLVPTLYAMLELRKERRAKKRADRRAKKAGQPGQSAADPSSQEPEPASV comes from the coding sequence ATGTCCTGGCTGTCCAGATTCAGCCTCGCTCAACGGGCCCTGATAGGCCTGATGTCCATCATCGCGCTCGCCTTCGGGGCGATCGCGATCCCACAGCTGAAGCAGCAACTGCTGCCCACCATCGAACTCCCGGTCGTGTCCGTGGTCGCGCCCTACCAGGGCGCACCCCCGGACGTGGTCGAGAAGCAGGTCGTCGAGCCCATCGAGGACAACCTGGAGGCCGTCGACGGCATCTCGGGCGTCACCTCGACGGCCAGCGAGGGCAACGCCGTGATCATGGCGTCCTTCGACTACGGCAACGACACCCAGCAGCTCGTCTCCGACGTCCAGCAGGCCGTCAACCGGGCCCGCGTCCAGCTTCCGGACGACGTGGACCCGCAGGTGGTGGCCGGCTCGACGGACGACATCCCGACCGTCGTCCTCGCCGTCACCTCCGGCCAGGACCAGCAGGCGCTGGCCGACCGGCTCGACCGGACGGTCGTACCGGCGCTGAAGGACATCGACGGCGTCGGCCAGGTCACCGTCGACGGTGTGCGCGACCTCCAGGTCAGCGTCACCCCCGACGACGCGAAGCTCGCGAAGGCGGGCCTGACCACGCAGGACCTGAGCCAGTCGCTCCAGGCGGGCGGCGCCACCGTCCCGGCCGGCTCCTTCGACGAGGGCGGCGCCAACCGCACCGTCCAGGTCGGCGGCGGCTTCACCTCGCTGAAGCAGATCCAGGACCTGATGATCACCGGCCAGGGGGCCGCGGCCAGGAAGCCGGTGCGTCTCGCCGACATCGCCACCGTCGAACAGCAGCAGGCCCCCGCCGACTCCATCACCCGCACCGACGGCAGGCCGAGCCTCGCCGTCATGGTCACCATGGACCACGACGGCAGCGCGGTCGCCATCTCGGACGCGGTCGAGGACAAGCTGCCCGGCCTGCGGGAGGACCTCGGTTCCGGCGCGACGATCACCGTCGTCAGCGACCAGGGCCCGGCGGTCTCCAAGGCCATCGACGGCCTGACCACCGAGGGCGCCCTCGGTCTGCTCTTCGCGGTCCTCGTCATCCTGGTGTTCCTGGCGTCGATCCGCTCGACGCTGGTCACGGCGGTGTCGATCCCGCTCTCCGTCGTCCTCGCCCTCATCGTGCTGTGGACGCGCGACCTGTCCCTGAACATGCTGACGCTGGGCGCGCTGACCATCGCCATCGGCCGGGTCGTCGACGACTCGATCGTGGTCCTGGAGAACATCAAGCGGCACCTCGGCTACGGCGAGGAGCGCCAGGAGGCGATCCTCAGGGCGGTCCGCGAGGTGTCCGGCGCGGTGACGTCCTCGACGCTCACCACGGTCGCCGTCTTCCTGCCGATCGGCCTGGTCGGCGGCATGGTGGGCGAGCTGTTCGGCTCCTTCAGCCTGACCGTGACGGCCGCGCTGCTGGCGTCCCTGCTGGTCTCGCTGACGGTCGTACCGGTCCTGTCGTACTGGTTCCTGCGTCCCCCGAAGGGAACCCCCGAGGACGCCGAGGAGGCCCGCCGCCAGGCCGAGGAGAAGGAGGCAAAGAGCCGTCTTCAGCGCCTCTACGTCCCCGTCCTGCGGTTCGCGACGAGGCGCCGTCTGACGAGCCTGGCGCTCGCGGCCGTGATCCTCATCGGCACGTTCGGCATGGCGCCGCTGCTGAAGACGAACTTCTTCGACCAGGGCGAGCAGGAAGTCCTCACCGTCAAGCAGGAGTTGAAGCCCGGCGCCAGCCTGGCGGCGACCGACGCGCAGGCGAAGAAGGTCGAGAAGCTGCTCGGCGACACCAAGGGCGTCAAGGACTACCAGGTCACCATCGGCTCCTCCGGCTTCATGGCGGCCTTCGGCGGCGGCACGGACACCAACCAGGCGTCGTACCAGGTGATGCTGGACGACTCGGTGCCGTTCGAGGACGTGCAGAACAGCATCGAGGACAGTCTGCACGGGCTGTCCGGCATCGGCACGACCACCGTCGCCGCCGGTGACGGCTTCAGCAGCCAGGACCTCAGCGTCGTGGTGAAGGCCGCGGACGCGACGGTCCTGCGCGACGCCGCCGAGCAGGTCCGCAGGACGGTGGCCGGTCTGGACGACGTCACCGACGTCACCAGCGACCTCTCGCAGAGCGTGCCGCGCATCTCGGTCAAGGCCGACTCCCGGGCCGCGGCGGCCGGTTTCAACGACCAGACGCTCGGCGCGGCCGTCGCCCAGGCGGTCCGCGGCACGACGGCGGGCAAGGCGATCCTGGACGACACCGAGCGCGATGTCGTCATCACGTCGGCGAAGCCGGCCCGGACGCTCCAGGAGCTGCGGGACCTGTCCCTCGGCACGGTGAAGCTGGGCGACATCGCCACCGTGCGCCTGGAGAACGGCCCGGTCTCCATGACCCGGATCGACGGTCAGCGCGCGGCCACCATCACCGCCAAGCCGACCGGCGACAACACCGGCGCGGTGAGCGCGGACCTGACGTCGAAGCTCGACGCCCTGAAGCTGCCTGCGGGTGCCACGGCCGAGATCGGCGGGGTCTCCCAGGACCAGGACGACGCGTTCAAGAACCTGGGCCTGGCGATGCTCGCGGCGATCGCGATCGTCTTCATGCTGCTGGTCGCGACCTTCCGCTCGCTGGCCCAGCCGCTGATCCTGCTCGTCTCGATCCCGTTCGCGGCGACGGGCGCGATCGGCCTGCTGGTCGTCACCGACACCCCGATGGGCGTCCCCGCGATGATCGGCATGCTGATGCTGATCGGCATCGTGGTGACCAACGCGATCGTGCTGATCGACCTCATCAACCAGTACCGCAAGCAGGGATACGGCGTCGTGGAGGCCGTGGTCGAGGGCGGCCGGCACCGGCTGCGCCCGATCCTGATGACGGCCCTGGCGACGATCTTCGCCCTGCTCCCGATGGCGCTGGGCGTCACCGGCGAGGGCGGCTTCATCGCCCAGCCCCTCGCGGTCGTCGTGATCGGCGGTCTGATCACCTCGACCCTGCTCACCCTGCTCCTGGTCCCGACGCTGTACGCGATGCTGGAGCTCCGCAAGGAGCGCCGGGCGAAGAAGCGGGCGGACCGGCGGGCGAAGAAGGCCGGACAGCCCGGACAGTCGGCCGCGGACCCGTCCTCGCAGGAGCCGGAACCCGCCTCCGTGTGA
- a CDS encoding response regulator, which produces MTIRVLLADDQALLRSAFRVLVDSEPDMEVVGEASDGAEAVRLTRAERADVVLMDIRMPGMDGLAATRVISEDPSLAHVRIVILTTFEVDDYVVQSLRAGASGFLGKGSEPEELLSAIRVAAGGEALLSPTATKGLIARFLAQSDAADDERDPDRAQRLDALTVREREVLVQVAGGHSNDEIAERLEVSPLTVKTHVNRAMAKLRARDRAQLVVIAYESGLVRPRVE; this is translated from the coding sequence ATGACCATCCGTGTCCTGCTCGCCGACGACCAGGCCCTGCTGCGCAGCGCCTTCCGGGTGCTCGTCGACTCCGAGCCCGACATGGAGGTGGTGGGGGAGGCGTCCGACGGCGCGGAGGCGGTGCGGCTGACCCGGGCGGAGCGCGCCGACGTCGTCCTGATGGACATCCGGATGCCCGGCATGGACGGCCTCGCCGCCACCCGCGTGATCAGCGAGGACCCCTCCCTGGCCCATGTCCGGATCGTCATCCTCACCACCTTCGAGGTCGACGACTACGTCGTGCAGTCGCTGCGCGCGGGTGCCTCCGGCTTCCTCGGCAAGGGCTCCGAACCCGAGGAACTCCTCAGCGCGATCCGGGTCGCGGCCGGCGGCGAGGCGCTGCTGTCGCCGACGGCCACCAAGGGCCTGATCGCCCGGTTCCTCGCGCAGAGCGACGCGGCCGACGACGAGCGCGACCCCGACCGCGCACAGCGCCTGGACGCGCTGACCGTGCGGGAGCGCGAGGTGCTGGTCCAGGTCGCGGGCGGGCACTCCAACGACGAGATCGCCGAGCGCCTGGAGGTCAGCCCGCTGACCGTGAAGACGCACGTCAACCGGGCCATGGCCAAGCTGCGCGCCCGGGACCGGGCCCAGCTGGTGGTGATCGCGTACGAGTCGGGGCTGGTCCGTCCAAGGGTGGAGTGA
- a CDS encoding sensor histidine kinase, translating into MSTLERARRHMKAHPLALDATLAAGVLACMVAGSFVDPHGEHDVSWILRTPAPLSLVLITVAAVALVFRRRAPMTVLALTGTFSVVELVTGDPRAPVAMAAVIALYTVASTTDRPTTWRVGLLTMTVLTGAAMLVGPLPWYAQENLGIFAWTGIGATAGDAVRSRRAFVQAIRERAEKAERTREEEARRRVAEERLRIARDLHDVVAHHIALVNVQAGVAAHVMDKRPDQAKEALAHVREASRSALNELRATVGLLRQSGDPEAPTEPAPGLDRLDELVGTFRNAGLHVEVARADHGTALPAAVGLAAYRVIQEALTNVQKHAGIEAKAEVSVVRVGPNIEITVLDDGAGEDEDPHEGGGHGLLGMRERVTALRGTLTTGPRYGGGFRVHAILPVKTRSRAAEDPA; encoded by the coding sequence GTGAGCACCCTCGAACGCGCCCGGCGCCACATGAAGGCGCACCCCTTGGCGCTGGACGCGACCCTGGCGGCCGGCGTCCTCGCCTGCATGGTGGCCGGCTCGTTCGTCGACCCGCACGGCGAGCACGACGTCAGCTGGATCCTGCGCACCCCCGCCCCCCTCAGCCTCGTCCTCATCACCGTCGCCGCCGTCGCCCTGGTGTTCCGCCGCCGCGCCCCGATGACGGTCCTCGCCCTGACCGGCACCTTCTCCGTCGTCGAGCTCGTCACCGGCGACCCCCGCGCGCCGGTCGCCATGGCCGCCGTCATCGCCCTCTACACGGTCGCCTCCACCACCGACCGCCCCACCACCTGGCGGGTCGGTCTGCTCACCATGACCGTCCTGACCGGCGCCGCGATGCTCGTCGGCCCGCTGCCCTGGTACGCCCAGGAGAACCTCGGCATCTTCGCCTGGACCGGCATCGGCGCCACCGCCGGCGACGCCGTCCGCAGCCGCCGCGCCTTCGTCCAGGCCATCCGCGAGCGCGCCGAGAAGGCCGAACGCACCCGCGAGGAGGAGGCCCGCCGCCGGGTCGCCGAGGAACGCCTGCGCATCGCCCGCGACCTGCACGACGTCGTCGCCCACCACATCGCCCTGGTCAACGTCCAGGCGGGCGTGGCCGCGCACGTCATGGACAAGCGGCCCGACCAGGCCAAGGAGGCCCTGGCCCACGTACGGGAGGCCAGCCGCTCGGCGCTCAACGAACTGCGCGCCACCGTCGGCCTGCTCCGCCAGTCCGGCGACCCCGAGGCCCCCACCGAACCGGCACCGGGGCTCGACCGCCTCGACGAACTCGTCGGCACCTTCCGCAACGCCGGACTGCATGTCGAGGTGGCCCGCGCCGACCACGGCACCGCCCTGCCCGCGGCCGTCGGCCTGGCCGCCTACCGGGTGATCCAGGAGGCCCTCACCAATGTGCAGAAGCACGCCGGGATCGAGGCGAAGGCCGAGGTCAGCGTCGTACGCGTAGGACCGAACATCGAGATCACCGTCCTGGACGACGGCGCCGGCGAAGACGAGGACCCGCACGAAGGCGGCGGCCACGGACTGCTCGGCATGCGCGAGCGGGTCACCGCCCTGCGCGGCACCCTGACCACCGGTCCCCGCTACGGAGGCGGCTTCCGCGTCCATGCGATCCTGCCGGTCAAGACCCGTTCCCGTGCTGCGGAGGACCCCGCATGA
- the pspAA gene encoding PspA-associated protein PspAA, which produces MIVRIMGEGQVRLADSHLTELNKLDDELLAEMENGDGPGFRRTLQALLTKVHELGDPLPDDSLEPSELILPSPDATLDEVRELLSDDGLIPG; this is translated from the coding sequence ATGATCGTACGGATCATGGGGGAGGGGCAGGTGAGGCTGGCCGACAGCCACCTCACCGAGCTGAACAAACTGGACGACGAGCTCCTGGCCGAAATGGAGAACGGCGACGGCCCCGGCTTCCGCCGCACCCTCCAGGCCCTGCTCACCAAAGTCCACGAACTGGGCGACCCCCTGCCCGACGACTCCCTGGAGCCGTCCGAACTCATCCTCCCGTCCCCGGACGCCACCTTGGACGAGGTACGGGAACTACTGAGCGACGACGGCTTGATCCCCGGGTGA
- a CDS encoding PspA/IM30 family protein has product MIFRAKANKALDRAEDPRETLDYSYQKQLELLQKVRRGVADVATSRKRLELQLNQLQSQSSKLEDQGRKALALGREDLAREALSRRAALQQQVTDLETQHATLQGEEEKLTLAAQRLQAKVDAFRTKKETIKATYTAAQAQTRIGEAFSGISEEMGDVGLAIQRAEDKTAQLQARAGAIDELLASGALDDQSGMHKDDIQAELDRLSGGTDVELELQRMKAELAGGGPGQQAIEGGTSQQQSPQQPQDTPRFDKQ; this is encoded by the coding sequence ATGATCTTCCGCGCGAAGGCGAACAAGGCCCTTGACCGGGCCGAGGACCCGCGCGAAACCCTCGATTACTCGTACCAGAAGCAGCTGGAGCTGCTTCAGAAGGTGCGCCGCGGGGTGGCCGACGTGGCCACGTCGCGCAAGCGCCTGGAACTCCAGCTGAACCAGCTGCAGTCCCAGTCGTCGAAGCTGGAGGACCAGGGCCGCAAGGCGCTCGCGCTGGGCCGCGAGGACCTGGCCCGCGAGGCGCTCTCCCGCCGCGCGGCGCTCCAGCAGCAGGTGACCGACCTGGAGACCCAGCACGCGACGCTCCAGGGCGAGGAGGAGAAGCTCACCCTGGCGGCCCAGCGGCTCCAGGCCAAGGTCGACGCCTTCCGCACCAAGAAGGAGACCATCAAGGCCACCTACACCGCGGCCCAGGCGCAGACCCGGATCGGCGAGGCCTTCTCCGGCATCTCCGAGGAGATGGGCGACGTCGGCCTGGCCATACAGCGTGCCGAGGACAAGACCGCCCAGCTCCAGGCCCGCGCCGGCGCCATCGACGAGCTCCTCGCCTCCGGCGCCCTGGACGACCAGTCCGGGATGCACAAGGACGACATCCAGGCCGAGCTGGACCGGCTCTCCGGTGGTACGGATGTAGAGCTGGAACTGCAACGCATGAAGGCGGAGCTCGCCGGTGGCGGCCCCGGGCAGCAGGCCATCGAAGGTGGCACGAGCCAGCAGCAGTCCCCGCAGCAGCCGCAGGACACCCCGCGCTTCGACAAGCAGTGA